A portion of the Aphelocoma coerulescens isolate FSJ_1873_10779 chromosome 1, UR_Acoe_1.0, whole genome shotgun sequence genome contains these proteins:
- the LOC138119555 gene encoding lymphotactin-like yields MKLHTAAILLLFWLGIFTVHTVKGSASSQSMRKYSCATLSPRQLNIRNLVSYEKQQVPIDAIMFITAKGIRICVGANQTWVQTAIRRIDERRAAKRR; encoded by the exons ATGAAGCTCCACACTGCAGCAATCCTGCTCCTCTTCTGGCTTGGCATCTTCACTGTGCACACAGTTAAAG GAAGTGCTAGTAGTCAGTCCATGCGCAAATACAGTTGTGCAACTCTGTCTCCAAGGCAACTGAACATCCGAAATCTTGTAAGCTATGAAAAGCAACAAGTACCAATAGATGCCATCAT GTTTATCACTGCAAAAGGTATCAGGATCTGCGTAGGTGCTAATCAGACATGGGTGCAGACTGCTATAAGGAGAATAGATGAAAGACGTGCTGCCAAACGCAGATAA